Proteins encoded in a region of the Flavobacteriales bacterium genome:
- a CDS encoding helix-turn-helix domain-containing protein, giving the protein MDWQNSSHEQIYRKIGEQLKLMRKVYGFSQEQLAEETGLGRTTIIRIEKGEVITLDSIIRIFSVFSILERFDQLFTAPELSPMQLFFKSKKK; this is encoded by the coding sequence ATGGATTGGCAAAATAGTTCGCACGAACAAATATATCGTAAAATAGGAGAGCAGTTAAAATTGATGCGTAAAGTTTATGGTTTTTCACAAGAACAATTGGCAGAAGAAACTGGCTTAGGTCGAACAACAATTATAAGAATTGAAAAAGGGGAAGTAATCACATTAGATTCTATCATAAGGATCTTTAGTGTTTTTTCTATTTTGGAACGGTTTGACCAATTATTTACAGCTCCTGAATTATCTCCCATGCAACTTTTTTTTAAAAGTAAGAAGAAATGA
- a CDS encoding type II toxin-antitoxin system HipA family toxin, translating to MSILINDNLIEVHLFGSLLGVLFWDEKTNTTTFEFNQNYPHTAVVSAPISMPYPMNRQTIYGPFYYRLGDTFEGLPPMIADSLPDAYGKQVITKYLRENGLEEEVTPIRLLSYVGIRGMGALEFLPNYRSEDYQQGIIETDLTLLSELSNSIVENRDGSFKVPKHQLQQIFQVGSSAGGARAKAIVSYNFKTNEFAYSYTHQTDFTPIMVKFDSLDQAGNSYDYGRVEYIYHKMAVKAGIQMTECGYFRDGQQSHFYTRRFDRTRTGEKLHLQTLAAISGKNPRELHDYELVYKTILKLGLTYKDLEQQFRRMVFNFYAANDDCHLKNIAFLMDQNGHWKLSPGYDITFPYDYNKVWQRTQPISINGKIKASEISNEDFLQIAKEFGIKYPQQIINEIREAVLSFENLAKKYKLPENKFYAIKKHFRL from the coding sequence ATGAGCATACTCATCAACGATAATTTAATCGAAGTACACTTATTTGGTTCGCTTTTAGGGGTGCTTTTTTGGGATGAAAAAACCAATACGACAACGTTTGAGTTTAACCAAAACTATCCACATACAGCTGTCGTTTCTGCTCCAATCTCAATGCCATATCCTATGAATAGGCAAACAATATATGGTCCTTTTTATTATCGTTTGGGTGATACCTTTGAGGGGCTTCCTCCAATGATTGCAGATAGTTTACCAGATGCTTATGGGAAGCAAGTCATCACCAAATACTTAAGAGAGAATGGGCTAGAGGAGGAGGTTACTCCAATACGTTTATTAAGTTATGTAGGTATCAGAGGAATGGGAGCTTTAGAGTTTTTACCTAATTATCGATCAGAAGATTATCAACAAGGAATCATAGAAACTGATTTAACCTTATTGTCGGAATTATCGAATTCAATTGTAGAAAATAGAGATGGGAGCTTTAAGGTTCCTAAACATCAATTACAACAGATTTTTCAAGTAGGAAGTTCTGCTGGAGGAGCACGAGCAAAAGCGATTGTTTCCTATAATTTTAAAACCAATGAATTTGCTTATTCTTATACACATCAAACTGACTTTACACCTATAATGGTGAAGTTTGACAGTCTAGATCAGGCAGGAAACAGTTATGATTACGGACGGGTTGAATACATCTATCATAAAATGGCTGTAAAAGCTGGTATTCAAATGACAGAATGTGGTTATTTTAGAGATGGGCAACAATCTCATTTTTATACTAGAAGATTTGATCGAACACGAACAGGAGAGAAGTTACATCTACAAACTTTAGCGGCTATTTCTGGTAAAAACCCTAGAGAATTGCATGATTATGAATTGGTATATAAAACCATATTAAAATTAGGGTTAACATACAAAGATTTAGAACAGCAATTTAGACGAATGGTTTTTAATTTTTATGCAGCTAACGATGATTGTCATTTAAAAAACATTGCGTTTTTGATGGATCAAAATGGTCATTGGAAATTATCTCCAGGGTATGACATTACTTTTCCTTATGATTACAATAAAGTTTGGCAACGAACTCAACCCATTTCAATTAATGGTAAAATTAAAGCTTCAGAAATTTCTAATGAAGATTTTTTACAGATAGCTAAAGAATTTGGAATTAAGTACCCACAACAAATTATTAATGAAATTCGTGAGGCTGTATTAAGTTTTGAAAATTTGGCTAAAAAATACAAACTCCCAGAAAATAAATTCTACGCGATTAAAAAGCACTTTAGGTTATAA
- a CDS encoding DUF2220 domain-containing protein — protein sequence MLSENLSWRELKALNDLYHKRFTRAKIQKHPYIKFLFEEKGVIDHKIANTKVLVPTSKFDSFYQERFKNNFQKYLDFFNQYSFLKPQSNYKERDIRVLMLIANQKEEILEQKYSRKKFSNHFFDEDAKYLVPDSSLEKAILQILDLEQFVGVDPKDLQYRTVLDCKNPKLIVLCENLDFLLYPDIAREHNIWLWYVGGNNIKKLDYLPSIDYPIYYSCDWDYHGLDIYQRIREKIPQIKLLYPSAIDKKKSVYSKNHKSDWYYNRSFSGLDKTYYSKSAIKLIEQLIIKKQWIEEESNDLIKMVTEGNDKY from the coding sequence ATGTTGAGTGAAAATTTATCTTGGCGAGAGCTAAAAGCTTTAAATGATCTGTATCACAAAAGGTTTACAAGAGCCAAAATTCAGAAGCATCCTTATATTAAGTTTCTTTTTGAAGAAAAAGGAGTCATTGATCATAAGATTGCTAATACTAAGGTTTTAGTTCCTACTTCAAAATTTGATTCTTTTTATCAAGAACGTTTCAAAAATAATTTTCAAAAATATCTTGACTTCTTTAATCAATACTCTTTCTTAAAACCTCAATCAAATTATAAAGAAAGAGACATAAGGGTTCTCATGCTTATCGCCAATCAAAAGGAGGAGATTTTAGAACAAAAATATAGTAGGAAAAAGTTTTCTAATCATTTTTTTGATGAAGATGCTAAATATTTAGTTCCTGATTCATCACTTGAGAAAGCAATACTTCAAATTCTTGATTTGGAACAGTTTGTTGGTGTTGATCCAAAAGATTTGCAATATAGGACAGTATTAGATTGTAAAAATCCAAAGTTAATTGTGTTATGCGAAAATTTAGATTTTCTCTTATATCCTGACATTGCCAGAGAACATAATATATGGTTATGGTATGTGGGAGGAAATAATATTAAAAAATTAGATTATTTACCATCTATAGATTATCCCATCTATTATTCGTGTGATTGGGACTATCATGGGTTAGACATCTATCAACGAATTCGAGAAAAAATACCTCAAATTAAACTACTTTATCCTTCTGCAATTGACAAAAAGAAGAGTGTTTATTCAAAAAACCACAAAAGTGATTGGTATTATAACCGAAGTTTTTCAGGTTTAGATAAAACCTATTATTCTAAAAGTGCCATTAAACTTATTGAGCAATTGATTATTAAGAAACAATGGATTGAAGAAGAATCCAATGATTTGATAAAGATGGTTACTGAGGGAAATGATAAATATTGA
- a CDS encoding AAA family ATPase — translation MITNIKLHNIATYVDPVEINDLKEINFIYGSNGTGKTTLSNFLYDSSSLNFSDCTKKWKNDSELETLVYNKKFREDYFGKGNLNGVFTLGKASKEEIGVINTKKEELKNIKEQYVKRKASLDKYNEEKAEKSSKFKESIWKNIYQKRKTHFKEAFVGSMRSKDAFYNRFIKEFKNNNHPILDLDVLKTKSQTIFGERPKHIESFTIVQFDKLVEIEEDKIWQKKIIGKADVEIANLIQKLNINDWIIKGKEYLEETDKTCPFCQEETITENFKKQLDDFFDENFTNNLKKIKDFNDEYLREAATIVNQLNQIEKDEKENNKTKLNISLFSANLKTLISEFTANKEHLQNKLSEPSREINLQTIKEQLGSLNSLLTEANKSIESHNKIVLDYANQRDDLINSIWKYLVEDNKAELDNYAKEQDVLTKAIEGIQKQYDGFKEKHRLLKIEINQLSLNVTSSEPTVIQINNTLKTYGFQSFTIVPSPKEDNHYEIQREDGSPAESTLSEGEITFITFLYFLQIAKGSLEEGKTSEDKILVIDDPISSLDSNVLYVVSTLIKSILKDIRKNKGNILQVILLTHNVFFHKEVSFIDGRKNKLNNTNYWLLRKKNKKTSIQSFGQDNPIYSSYELLWKELKEESTLVSVQNTMRRIIENYFRVLGKYRDDKLVGKFDTKEEKDICRALISWVNDGSHSVNDDLYIEYQDETIENYKKVFKAIFDKTNHIEHYKMMMQEQEENKEIEMVV, via the coding sequence ATGATTACAAATATTAAACTTCATAACATTGCTACTTATGTTGATCCTGTTGAAATTAATGATTTAAAGGAAATCAATTTCATCTATGGCTCAAATGGTACTGGAAAAACCACTCTATCAAATTTTTTATACGATTCCTCTAGTTTGAACTTTTCTGATTGTACTAAGAAATGGAAAAATGATTCGGAGCTAGAAACGCTTGTTTACAATAAAAAATTCAGAGAAGATTATTTTGGAAAAGGTAATCTTAATGGTGTTTTTACTTTAGGAAAAGCCTCAAAAGAGGAAATTGGTGTAATCAATACAAAAAAAGAAGAACTCAAAAATATAAAAGAGCAATATGTAAAACGTAAAGCTTCATTGGATAAGTATAATGAAGAAAAGGCTGAAAAAAGCTCAAAATTTAAAGAGAGCATTTGGAAAAATATTTACCAAAAGCGTAAAACTCATTTTAAAGAAGCTTTTGTTGGCTCAATGAGAAGTAAAGATGCTTTTTATAACAGATTCATTAAAGAATTCAAAAACAACAATCACCCCATTTTAGATTTAGATGTTCTAAAAACAAAGTCTCAAACTATTTTTGGAGAAAGACCTAAACATATAGAGTCTTTTACAATTGTGCAATTCGATAAGCTTGTAGAAATAGAAGAAGATAAAATATGGCAGAAAAAAATAATTGGAAAAGCAGATGTTGAAATCGCTAACCTTATACAAAAATTAAACATAAACGATTGGATTATAAAAGGGAAAGAGTATTTGGAAGAAACCGATAAAACTTGCCCATTCTGTCAAGAAGAAACTATTACTGAAAATTTTAAAAAGCAACTAGATGATTTTTTTGATGAAAATTTCACGAACAATCTAAAAAAAATTAAAGATTTTAATGACGAATATCTAAGAGAGGCTGCAACGATTGTAAATCAATTAAACCAAATAGAAAAAGACGAAAAAGAGAACAATAAAACAAAGCTAAATATCAGTTTGTTTTCAGCTAATTTAAAAACTTTGATTAGTGAGTTTACTGCAAACAAAGAGCACCTTCAGAACAAATTATCTGAGCCTAGTAGGGAAATTAATTTGCAAACTATTAAAGAGCAATTAGGTAGTTTAAACTCATTATTGACAGAAGCTAATAAGTCAATCGAAAGTCATAATAAAATCGTTTTAGATTACGCCAATCAAAGAGATGATTTGATTAATTCTATTTGGAAATACCTTGTAGAAGATAACAAAGCAGAGCTGGATAATTATGCTAAAGAACAAGATGTTTTAACTAAAGCTATTGAAGGGATTCAGAAACAGTATGATGGTTTTAAGGAGAAACACAGATTACTTAAAATTGAAATAAATCAGTTAAGTTTAAATGTTACTAGTTCTGAGCCAACAGTAATTCAAATCAACAATACGTTAAAAACATATGGTTTTCAAAGTTTCACAATAGTTCCCTCCCCAAAAGAAGATAATCACTATGAAATACAAAGAGAAGATGGATCACCAGCTGAATCTACACTAAGTGAAGGTGAGATAACATTCATTACTTTTTTATACTTCTTACAGATAGCTAAAGGTTCTTTAGAAGAAGGAAAAACCTCCGAAGACAAAATACTTGTAATTGATGACCCTATTTCAAGTTTAGACAGTAATGTTCTATATGTTGTAAGCACTCTGATTAAAAGTATATTAAAAGACATAAGAAAAAATAAAGGGAATATCCTTCAGGTTATTTTATTAACTCACAATGTGTTTTTCCATAAAGAAGTTTCGTTTATTGATGGCAGAAAAAACAAATTAAACAACACTAATTACTGGTTGTTAAGAAAGAAGAATAAAAAAACGTCTATTCAATCTTTTGGGCAAGACAATCCAATATATTCATCTTACGAATTACTTTGGAAAGAATTAAAAGAAGAAAGTACACTTGTATCGGTTCAAAATACAATGAGAAGAATTATAGAAAACTATTTCAGGGTACTCGGAAAATATCGAGATGATAAGCTTGTTGGGAAGTTTGACACGAAAGAAGAAAAAGATATTTGTAGGGCTTTAATAAGTTGGGTAAATGATGGTTCCCATAGTGTAAATGATGATTTATATATTGAGTATCAAGATGAAACCATTGAGAATTATAAAAAGGTTTTTAAGGCCATTTTTGACAAAACGAATCATATTGAACATTACAAAATGATGATGCAAGAGCAAGAAGAGAATAAGGAAATAGAGATGGTTGTATAA
- a CDS encoding ATP-binding protein produces MKYIMYIEIQNANFFEDIKIDFSNKLNCIMGGRGTGKTTILYFLMSAIYKNSEKNSKLKNVLHPNLAGGEINVAVEDSNGKDLELKNT; encoded by the coding sequence GTGAAATATATAATGTATATAGAAATTCAGAATGCTAATTTCTTTGAAGATATCAAAATAGATTTTTCAAATAAGTTGAACTGTATAATGGGAGGTAGAGGTACTGGTAAAACAACAATTCTATATTTTTTAATGTCTGCAATTTATAAAAATTCAGAAAAAAACTCTAAGCTCAAGAATGTTTTACATCCAAATTTAGCTGGAGGTGAAATTAATGTTGCAGTAGAAGATTCTAATGGTAAAGATTTGGAATTGAAAAACACTTAA
- a CDS encoding SDR family NAD(P)-dependent oxidoreductase, translated as MKSILITGSTDGIGKLAALKLAKEGHQIYLHGRNKDKLETVIQEIKTQSNNDKINGFVADLSDLETVKEFAKSINEIPQLDVLINNAGVFKSNIDRTVDIRLTVNYLSPVLLTNSLIELLQKTKSTRVINLSSAAQVSVSLAALKGHESLSTNEAYAQSKLALTMWTFAMAKKYPAIQFIAVNPGSLLNTNMVKEAYGHHWSPADKGADILVDLAINPKHQNQSGVYFDNDQGVFGKAHTDAYDNFKIQELIAVTAKILKL; from the coding sequence ATGAAAAGCATATTAATCACAGGAAGTACGGATGGAATAGGGAAGTTGGCCGCCTTAAAACTAGCCAAAGAAGGACATCAGATTTACTTACATGGAAGAAATAAGGATAAATTAGAAACTGTTATTCAAGAAATTAAGACACAGTCTAATAATGATAAAATTAATGGTTTTGTAGCTGATTTGTCTGATTTAGAAACTGTAAAAGAATTTGCAAAGTCAATCAATGAAATCCCACAATTAGATGTGTTAATTAATAATGCAGGAGTGTTTAAAAGCAATATAGATAGAACTGTTGATATTCGACTGACTGTAAACTATTTATCGCCAGTCTTGTTAACGAATAGTTTGATAGAATTATTACAAAAAACTAAATCGACACGTGTTATTAATTTAAGTTCGGCAGCACAAGTTTCAGTGTCGTTAGCAGCATTAAAAGGACATGAAAGTTTATCAACTAATGAGGCTTATGCACAAAGTAAATTGGCTTTAACCATGTGGACATTTGCTATGGCTAAAAAATACCCAGCTATTCAATTTATTGCTGTCAATCCAGGATCCTTATTAAACACCAATATGGTTAAGGAAGCTTATGGACATCATTGGTCACCAGCTGATAAAGGAGCTGACATTTTAGTTGATTTAGCAATTAACCCTAAACATCAAAATCAGTCAGGAGTTTACTTTGACAATGATCAGGGAGTTTTTGGTAAAGCACATACAGATGCTTATGATAATTTTAAAATTCAAGAGCTTATAGCTGTTACTGCTAAAATTTTGAAATTATAG
- a CDS encoding 2OG-Fe(II) oxygenase produces the protein MKTITKNNALAKTRELILPSREASLRREASVSQFWNSNRKLLEEAWKEWEIENKDNLLIPDETLLDSQLQKAINEAWENPEKENAVADLWEEIIPGVYAVQFFDPERLGVFRNYLEELVKSEIPTRAPYGIQLNRYGMLLDPRSEGYLADPGFQTFYNNIIDRYMRPIARLLLGTYGYDNQTFGFSIQYNPDKDKDLHAHTDASAATLNININLPDEEFTGSQVDFYDKNTDQTIQTKFESGRAFIHRGNVPHATHPITSGQRSNLVMWLYGDHMQIPRGGDSSYGNLGNNLLEVIKPENITAQQRWSLPESPKDTSAPF, from the coding sequence ATGAAAACAATAACCAAGAATAATGCTCTCGCAAAAACTCGTGAGCTTATATTACCATCGCGTGAAGCTTCACTAAGACGTGAAGCATCTGTCTCACAGTTTTGGAATAGCAATAGAAAATTACTCGAAGAGGCATGGAAAGAATGGGAAATAGAAAACAAAGACAATTTGTTAATTCCAGATGAAACACTTCTTGACTCACAGTTACAGAAAGCGATTAATGAGGCATGGGAAAACCCTGAAAAAGAAAATGCCGTTGCAGATTTATGGGAAGAAATTATCCCTGGAGTTTATGCAGTTCAGTTTTTTGATCCTGAACGTTTAGGAGTATTTCGCAATTATTTAGAAGAACTTGTAAAATCAGAAATTCCTACACGTGCTCCTTATGGAATACAATTAAATCGTTATGGTATGTTACTAGACCCACGTTCTGAAGGATATCTAGCAGATCCTGGTTTTCAAACGTTTTATAACAATATTATAGACCGTTATATGCGTCCAATTGCTCGTTTATTATTAGGTACTTATGGTTACGATAATCAAACCTTTGGGTTTTCAATTCAGTATAATCCTGATAAAGACAAAGATTTACATGCGCATACAGATGCCTCGGCTGCTACCTTAAATATCAACATCAATTTACCAGATGAAGAGTTTACTGGTTCACAGGTTGATTTTTACGATAAAAACACAGACCAAACAATACAAACTAAATTTGAATCGGGTAGGGCTTTCATTCACAGGGGGAATGTGCCTCACGCAACACATCCAATTACCAGTGGTCAACGTAGCAATTTGGTTATGTGGCTTTATGGAGATCACATGCAAATTCCACGAGGAGGTGATAGTAGCTATGGAAACTTAGGTAATAATTTATTAGAGGTAATTAAACCAGAAAACATTACTGCTCAACAACGTTGGAGTTTACCTGAAAGTCCAAAAGATACTTCTGCACCGTTTTAA
- a CDS encoding DUF4437 domain-containing protein: MNKIIISCFALMILSSCSNEEKSNQQKVLETQPVTNEVKLAKDIRWEMLNPARGKKSPLAGTIWGNRKGAEPTGFLVKFIDGFSSPPHIHNVSYRGIVIKGLVHNDDSSAQAMWMPKGSYWTQPKGQQHITAAKGEENIAYIEIENSPYLVKPVSEAFESSEKPINVDITNLVWLSEQNLSNLKGAAKISYLWETHTKDSLYGTLLKLPKGYNGTIYSEGSIFRGVVITEELQYQIPNDSIQYQLKPGSSFTSKGIASHIINSSAESLIYIRTNGNYKVFSN; the protein is encoded by the coding sequence ATGAATAAAATTATAATCTCTTGCTTTGCTTTAATGATACTATCTTCTTGTTCAAATGAAGAAAAAAGTAACCAGCAAAAAGTTTTAGAAACTCAACCTGTAACTAATGAAGTTAAATTAGCAAAAGATATTCGTTGGGAAATGTTAAATCCAGCCAGAGGAAAAAAAAGTCCATTAGCTGGAACAATATGGGGAAATAGGAAAGGGGCTGAACCTACAGGGTTTTTAGTAAAATTCATTGATGGTTTTTCATCGCCTCCCCATATTCATAATGTGAGTTATCGAGGAATTGTAATAAAAGGTCTTGTTCATAATGATGATTCGTCGGCTCAAGCAATGTGGATGCCAAAGGGCTCTTATTGGACACAGCCAAAAGGACAGCAACACATCACAGCTGCAAAAGGAGAAGAAAACATAGCTTATATCGAAATAGAAAATAGCCCGTATTTAGTTAAGCCTGTAAGTGAAGCTTTCGAATCAAGTGAAAAGCCTATAAATGTCGATATCACCAATCTAGTTTGGTTATCAGAACAAAATCTTTCAAACCTTAAAGGTGCTGCTAAGATTTCATATTTATGGGAAACACATACAAAAGATAGTCTTTATGGTACATTATTAAAGCTTCCTAAAGGATATAATGGAACAATTTATAGTGAGGGTAGTATTTTTAGGGGAGTTGTAATAACTGAAGAATTACAGTATCAGATACCAAATGATTCCATTCAATACCAATTAAAACCAGGTTCAAGTTTTACTTCTAAAGGAATAGCTAGTCATATAATTAATTCAAGTGCTGAAAGTTTAATTTACATCAGAACGAATGGTAATTATAAAGTCTTCTCAAATTAA
- a CDS encoding AraC family transcriptional regulator: MQVLETKKPFEIQEIKLNEWKQRPAKNNFFELVLIKEGEGTQCINYNHYEYQKGSIFLLPPLNCHSFNIGSPTSFVFLKFTADFFKNTSQTFETDEWFREASYILSNYNQLPGDIIKSDLDKSYIERLIIMILEEAKNYEPNSITLIKSLMSSILEILIRNIKKGALYEVPQQATDSKINQMLLYINDHINNNDSLKIESIAETFLMSPTYVSEYFKKQVKISLREYIIKAKLKLVEIRLINSDYTLSEIADELNFTDVSHLSKTFKKYTGVSLSEFRKKGEYMLLKRGSCAL; encoded by the coding sequence ATGCAAGTTTTAGAGACAAAAAAACCTTTTGAAATACAAGAAATCAAACTCAATGAATGGAAACAGAGACCTGCTAAAAATAATTTTTTTGAACTGGTATTAATAAAGGAAGGCGAAGGAACGCAATGTATTAATTACAATCATTATGAATATCAGAAAGGCAGTATCTTTTTATTACCTCCTTTAAATTGTCATTCTTTCAATATTGGATCGCCTACTTCATTTGTATTTCTAAAGTTTACAGCAGATTTTTTTAAGAATACTTCTCAAACCTTTGAAACTGATGAATGGTTTAGAGAGGCTTCATATATTCTTTCGAATTATAATCAATTACCTGGAGATATCATTAAAAGTGATTTGGATAAAAGTTATATTGAACGTTTGATCATAATGATTTTGGAAGAGGCTAAAAATTATGAGCCGAATTCGATAACATTAATAAAAAGTTTGATGTCTAGCATTTTAGAAATACTTATCCGAAATATAAAAAAAGGGGCGTTATATGAAGTCCCACAGCAAGCGACTGATAGTAAAATCAACCAAATGTTATTGTATATCAATGATCATATAAACAACAATGATTCTTTGAAAATTGAAAGTATAGCTGAAACGTTTTTAATGTCTCCCACTTATGTTAGTGAGTATTTTAAAAAACAAGTAAAGATTTCACTTCGAGAATATATTATTAAAGCTAAACTTAAACTCGTTGAAATTCGTTTAATCAATTCTGATTACACACTTAGCGAAATTGCTGATGAATTGAACTTTACTGACGTCAGTCATTTGTCCAAAACATTTAAAAAGTATACAGGAGTCTCCCTATCTGAGTTTCGAAAGAAAGGAGAATATATGCTTTTAAAAAGAGGAAGTTGTGCTCTATAG
- a CDS encoding FKBP-type peptidyl-prolyl cis-trans isomerase, translating to MKPIIYLLLLVGLLSCNKKKKQAQIDDDIITSYIAKYGLNATKTESGLYYIIDEVGVGAHPTNNSTVTVAYKGYFSDDSVFDESDTTGITFSLTSVIEGWQEGIPYFKPGGKGMLLIPSALGYGRNAQPGVPANSVLIFDVHLIE from the coding sequence ATGAAACCAATAATCTATTTACTTCTGTTAGTTGGATTACTTTCTTGTAATAAGAAAAAGAAACAAGCCCAAATAGATGATGATATTATTACGAGTTATATCGCCAAGTATGGGTTAAATGCTACAAAAACTGAATCTGGACTTTATTATATTATTGACGAAGTTGGAGTAGGAGCGCACCCTACTAATAACTCAACAGTGACCGTTGCTTATAAAGGCTATTTTTCTGATGATTCAGTTTTTGATGAGTCAGATACCACTGGTATTACTTTCTCTCTGACTTCAGTAATAGAAGGTTGGCAAGAAGGAATTCCTTATTTTAAACCTGGAGGAAAAGGAATGCTATTAATTCCATCAGCTTTAGGTTATGGAAGAAACGCTCAACCAGGAGTTCCTGCTAATTCAGTTTTGATTTTTGATGTGCATTTGATAGAATGA
- a CDS encoding alpha/beta hydrolase — translation MKIKLLLLCMVTVDWLFSQYSDPNISKPTTGYGADGTHTVGTISFANPNFLTKNIEIHYPTDVTSQVPTIFYSHAYGGNNSSAIAGMLEFVAKKGYAIVYVPYKTVGSTVSERYTNLLEGFRKAARDYSNIIDTTQVGFMGHSFGGGASFGNAYQCFTEDNWGQNGRFIYALAQWYSFNISQTELQNFPSDTKLLIEVFDDDETNDHRMAIDIFSSINIPIAEKDFLTLKGDTINGYSYLADHIVPNTSNAFDAYDYYAYYRFIDALADYTFNGSSAGKTVALGNGSSNQITMPGGLKAIEQSDSPMVVYPESKYQFPCSATQNLRAVYCQGAVSIIEQKNDFTVYPNPVKSILHFSKTLKTVQVYSIYGILVQTYHNIISLDVSNYKNGVYIFKSPETAVPIVINH, via the coding sequence ATGAAGATTAAATTGTTGCTGCTTTGTATGGTAACCGTTGATTGGCTTTTTAGTCAGTACAGTGACCCAAATATATCAAAACCAACTACTGGTTATGGTGCTGATGGGACGCATACTGTTGGGACGATTTCATTTGCTAACCCCAACTTTTTAACAAAGAATATTGAAATTCACTATCCAACTGATGTGACTTCCCAAGTACCGACAATTTTCTATAGCCATGCATATGGTGGAAATAATTCAAGTGCAATTGCAGGAATGTTGGAGTTTGTTGCCAAAAAAGGGTATGCAATAGTTTATGTTCCCTATAAAACTGTTGGCTCAACTGTTTCGGAACGTTATACTAACCTTTTAGAAGGCTTTCGAAAAGCAGCTAGAGATTATTCCAATATTATTGATACTACACAAGTTGGTTTTATGGGGCATTCATTTGGAGGTGGAGCCTCTTTTGGAAATGCATACCAATGTTTCACTGAAGATAATTGGGGACAAAATGGTCGGTTTATCTATGCTTTAGCCCAATGGTATTCCTTTAATATTAGTCAAACAGAATTACAAAATTTCCCATCAGATACAAAGTTATTGATTGAAGTTTTTGACGATGATGAAACCAATGACCATCGAATGGCCATCGATATCTTTTCTTCAATAAACATTCCTATAGCAGAAAAAGACTTTTTAACCTTAAAAGGTGATACAATAAATGGATACAGTTACCTTGCAGATCATATTGTTCCTAATACATCCAATGCTTTTGATGCCTACGATTATTATGCATATTATCGTTTTATTGATGCTTTAGCAGATTATACCTTTAATGGAAGTTCTGCGGGAAAAACTGTTGCTCTAGGTAATGGCAGTAGCAATCAAATTACAATGCCAGGAGGTCTAAAAGCCATAGAACAATCTGATTCCCCAATGGTTGTATATCCTGAAAGTAAATATCAGTTTCCTTGTAGTGCTACACAAAACTTAAGAGCAGTATATTGCCAAGGAGCGGTTTCGATTATTGAACAAAAGAATGATTTTACAGTTTATCCCAATCCAGTAAAATCAATTTTACACTTTTCCAAAACTTTGAAAACAGTTCAGGTGTATAGTATTTATGGAATTTTGGTTCAGACCTATCATAACATTATTTCACTAGATGTTTCGAACTATAAGAATGGAGTTTATATTTTTAAATCTCCTGAAACAGCTGTTCCAATTGTCATTAATCATTAA